A genomic segment from Candidatus Leptovillus gracilis encodes:
- a CDS encoding DUF2087 domain-containing protein: MDTEKNLEARALLLKPDAYREKVLCIFFRHGRLHKIPSQLKKQRIVLEHSAQEFEPERDYKEMELNRILVEFNDDVAWLRRSLIEGARVTNV, encoded by the coding sequence ATGGATACAGAAAAAAACCTGGAGGCACGCGCTTTATTGTTGAAGCCAGATGCGTACCGGGAGAAGGTATTATGCATCTTTTTTAGACACGGCCGTCTCCACAAAATCCCCTCCCAACTCAAAAAACAGCGCATTGTTCTGGAACACAGCGCCCAAGAATTTGAACCGGAGCGCGATTATAAGGAGATGGAACTAAATCGCATTTTAGTCGAGTTCAACGATGATGTGGCCTGGCTGCGCCGCTCCCTCATTGAAGGGGCACGGGTAACAAACGTGTAA
- a CDS encoding tetratricopeptide repeat protein, protein MDVLYDLRDTIRNNMLSVLAIAFIVITVVWFGYFLSTDVLPQWTARQELAAQLLAAQQNSRQGEQAEQNSAEALQAQLADIQSNLNATTGAFLSEAQAAAILDSLYRYAASSSVTITGLQAQSAAEPVAPNALYSVQAFTVQVTGPVLQLLDFLGRFEETTWPGVSLSGVKLAQGEGQSTLDLGLALYTSPLATGAVPEAAPLLEISPSSANGTAVNGASAAATAPAADLTALVNSLYEPWMAENWPEAIRILEQILAQTPDDFDMKTRLYAAYLYHGYQLSAAQQPEEAKAALSRALEFRPDGLEASTALQRVNNGLPATAVTP, encoded by the coding sequence ATGGACGTCTTATACGATTTACGCGACACGATCCGCAATAACATGTTATCTGTTCTGGCGATTGCCTTCATCGTCATTACCGTGGTTTGGTTTGGTTATTTTCTGTCTACCGACGTCTTGCCCCAGTGGACAGCCCGGCAGGAATTGGCCGCGCAACTATTGGCCGCCCAACAAAACTCGCGCCAGGGCGAACAGGCCGAACAAAACTCCGCCGAGGCGCTGCAAGCCCAACTGGCCGACATTCAGTCGAATTTGAATGCAACCACCGGCGCCTTCCTGAGCGAAGCCCAGGCGGCGGCAATTTTGGACAGCCTTTACCGTTACGCCGCCAGCAGCAGCGTCACCATCACCGGTCTGCAGGCCCAATCCGCCGCCGAACCGGTTGCGCCCAACGCTTTGTACAGCGTGCAGGCGTTCACCGTACAGGTGACGGGGCCGGTGCTGCAATTGTTGGATTTTCTCGGCCGTTTTGAGGAGACCACCTGGCCGGGCGTCTCCTTGAGCGGCGTGAAGCTTGCCCAGGGCGAGGGGCAATCCACGCTGGATTTGGGTCTGGCGCTTTACACGTCGCCTCTGGCTACCGGCGCAGTACCCGAAGCTGCGCCGCTCCTGGAAATATCGCCCAGTAGCGCAAATGGAACGGCCGTTAACGGCGCATCAGCCGCCGCTACCGCCCCCGCCGCCGATCTGACGGCGCTGGTAAACAGCCTCTACGAACCCTGGATGGCCGAAAACTGGCCGGAAGCGATCCGCATCCTGGAACAAATTTTGGCTCAAACGCCGGATGATTTTGACATGAAAACCCGGCTGTACGCAGCCTACCTCTACCATGGCTACCAGCTTTCCGCTGCCCAACAGCCAGAAGAGGCGAAGGCCGCGCTCTCCCGCGCTCTCGAATTTCGCCCAGATGGCCTGGAGGCCTCAACAGCGCTCCAGCGGGTGAACAATGGACTGCCGGCCACGGCCGTTACCCCCTGA
- a CDS encoding PilN domain-containing protein, with protein sequence MRESSYDLDTVLADQTSTPSRRPVILWLVALGLLVLFVPLYLVATAVRADTQRLESELSQLQMAEVGGPAANPMADALQTRVVEAQTVSNSLAAVQSSQGAQQVDWPAVVGAIKTDTNQITLLGVEQIDNRLTISGEAADDTAVIAYAQELEASGQFSRVVVQSITLLPTPHPVITPTTSPTPTVTIAPSPTTAATATNASPPTNPTAVPSITPTPNLRDAYEIDDIQAKPIFVGEVQTRNFYPAGDVDNAWFLAKNGRFYTIATTNLSPGVDTVLTVTIGGQVYVNDDQQDGTLASEIGVQSIGGDVQVFIQVTNRGQFGGQMGYQLFVQETIPTPGPTATDTPPPPTVVPNPTDTPDLRDQFEPDDPTPAVILVGETQTRNFFPQGDVDNASFITKGGRFYQVATSNLALGVDTFLRVTLDGLQWENDDYAPPGTGNFASSVCFPATSVDGTAVANITNKMQQFSPSATYNIAVLEVPALSLNLEQLAYGPVAAGGDNPPNQSVQIFGDSTLNWSAVTSAPWLQISLNQGGAPSLMDVTANITGLPPGTYEATITFSWASLCRREVTVTLQVDPPPVSSDPTGQGNGLVLTMGQGGETAVSRRLILAKQITQPLTGAVPMNTVAFVIIVELKGQ encoded by the coding sequence ATGCGCGAATCTTCTTATGATCTAGACACGGTTCTGGCGGATCAAACTTCCACACCTTCACGGCGGCCCGTCATCTTGTGGTTGGTCGCTTTAGGCCTGCTGGTGCTGTTTGTGCCCTTGTACCTGGTGGCTACGGCCGTGCGCGCCGACACTCAACGTTTAGAGAGCGAATTAAGCCAGTTACAAATGGCTGAAGTCGGTGGCCCGGCGGCGAATCCTATGGCAGACGCCTTGCAGACCAGAGTGGTAGAAGCCCAAACTGTGTCAAACAGTCTGGCCGCTGTGCAGTCCAGCCAGGGCGCGCAGCAGGTTGATTGGCCTGCCGTGGTAGGCGCCATCAAGACAGACACCAATCAGATTACCCTCCTGGGGGTAGAGCAGATCGACAATCGCCTGACTATTTCCGGGGAAGCGGCCGATGACACGGCTGTTATCGCCTACGCGCAGGAGTTAGAAGCCTCCGGGCAGTTTTCGCGGGTTGTTGTACAGTCTATCACATTGCTGCCTACGCCCCATCCCGTCATCACGCCAACGACCTCACCCACGCCCACAGTGACTATCGCCCCCTCGCCCACAACGGCCGCCACCGCCACAAACGCCAGCCCGCCGACCAATCCGACGGCCGTGCCCAGCATCACCCCCACACCCAATTTACGCGACGCCTACGAGATTGACGACATCCAGGCTAAGCCCATCTTTGTTGGCGAAGTGCAGACGCGCAATTTCTACCCGGCCGGTGACGTGGACAACGCCTGGTTTTTGGCGAAGAACGGCCGTTTCTACACCATCGCCACCACCAACCTCTCCCCCGGCGTAGACACCGTACTCACCGTGACCATCGGCGGGCAGGTCTACGTCAACGATGACCAGCAAGATGGAACTCTGGCCTCAGAAATTGGCGTTCAAAGCATCGGCGGCGACGTGCAGGTCTTTATCCAGGTGACCAATCGCGGGCAGTTTGGCGGGCAGATGGGCTACCAGCTCTTTGTGCAAGAAACCATTCCCACGCCTGGCCCTACGGCCACCGATACCCCGCCGCCGCCCACCGTAGTGCCCAATCCCACCGATACCCCGGACCTGCGTGACCAGTTTGAACCCGATGACCCCACCCCGGCGGTCATCCTGGTGGGCGAGACACAAACCCGCAATTTCTTCCCTCAGGGCGACGTGGACAACGCCAGTTTTATCACCAAGGGCGGGCGTTTTTACCAGGTCGCCACCTCGAATCTGGCTTTGGGCGTTGATACATTTCTGCGCGTGACGCTCGATGGTCTCCAGTGGGAAAATGACGATTACGCCCCGCCAGGCACAGGCAACTTTGCCTCATCGGTCTGTTTCCCGGCGACGTCGGTGGACGGCACGGCCGTTGCCAACATCACCAACAAAATGCAGCAGTTTAGTCCCAGCGCCACCTACAACATCGCCGTCCTGGAAGTGCCGGCCCTGAGTCTGAACCTGGAGCAACTGGCTTATGGCCCGGTAGCCGCCGGCGGTGACAATCCGCCCAACCAATCTGTGCAAATTTTTGGCGACAGTACGCTGAATTGGTCGGCCGTTACCAGCGCGCCCTGGCTGCAAATCAGCCTCAATCAAGGCGGCGCACCCAGCCTGATGGACGTGACGGCCAATATCACCGGCCTGCCACCAGGCACGTATGAAGCGACCATCACTTTTTCCTGGGCTTCTTTGTGCCGCCGCGAAGTGACGGTGACGTTACAGGTAGATCCTCCGCCGGTCAGCAGCGACCCGACCGGGCAGGGAAATGGGCTGGTTTTGACGATGGGGCAGGGTGGGGAAACGGCCGTTTCCCGCCGCCTGATCCTCGCCAAACAAATCACCCAGCCATTGACCGGCGCCGTCCCCATGAACACCGTCGCTTTTGTCATCATCGTGGAATTGAAAGGGCAGTAG
- a CDS encoding prepilin peptidase, giving the protein MDIFWLVFGFLLGWSLNWLSDFLPCRLNKAPRPAHQSRWTAGWPWVMGGMTAVVCFYFGPRGQWLSLVLYAFFLLIALIDGKYRLVLNVLVFPAIALTLVYHLAVGEQSWTAVLLGGGLALAAFVLAAWLRPGDLGGGDVKLAALIGLIFGFPGVLWPLLLGVGLGGLAAAYLLLRGYGRRYHIPYAPFLCLGVFIALLYTPL; this is encoded by the coding sequence ATGGATATTTTCTGGCTGGTGTTTGGTTTTTTGTTGGGTTGGTCGTTGAACTGGCTCAGCGACTTCTTGCCTTGCCGCCTGAACAAAGCGCCGCGCCCGGCTCACCAGTCGCGGTGGACAGCCGGCTGGCCCTGGGTGATGGGGGGGATGACGGCCGTTGTCTGTTTTTACTTCGGCCCGCGTGGGCAATGGCTCTCTCTGGTCCTGTACGCATTTTTCCTGTTGATCGCCTTGATTGATGGTAAATACAGGCTGGTTTTGAACGTGCTGGTATTCCCGGCTATTGCGCTGACGCTGGTCTATCATCTGGCGGTTGGGGAACAGTCGTGGACGGCCGTGTTGTTGGGCGGTGGGCTGGCTTTGGCTGCGTTTGTCCTGGCTGCCTGGCTGCGCCCCGGCGACCTGGGCGGCGGCGACGTGAAACTGGCGGCGCTGATTGGCCTGATCTTCGGTTTCCCTGGCGTGTTGTGGCCCTTGTTGTTGGGCGTAGGATTGGGTGGACTGGCCGCCGCCTACCTGCTGCTGCGCGGTTACGGCCGTCGCTACCACATCCCCTACGCACCCTTCCTGTGCCTCGGCGTCTTCATCGCCCTCCTCTACACCCCCCTCTAA
- a CDS encoding type II secretion system F family protein: MTSSKSLPKPIAKNSYKFKSITAFDQFYQLTYMSATAAAGISRSKTFEMAAESGSPAANYFIAINLLVNELRFDYPEACRTVANKAPSDEIKSFLLRLSDAMRSGEPLPAFLAREAEVQANVYDNAYERDLESLKKWSDAFSSIVVSVALIVIINLVSTMIYSMGTGMITGLVITAIVMGFFGAWILSRAAPQEEMIIPSSIGSAAQRRTLQLSRIIIPTAVLLCGILVFLGFGTAWVLVGVSVALLPLGIVSSRADTEITKKDAEISSFLRSVGGMATSTGTTLKEAITKIDISSFPQLQPDVKRLDTRLRALVSPVVCWQRFGNETGSRLIRQATGIFYEAVRLGGDPEQVGFLCSMFASRTAMLRAKRRTVVSTFVWLTLVMHVVVAALMVFVLQIIHNFLLLMQSAMTADQSALASENLAMPLANFSPQQMQFLDAITIMMVVLLAVISAMAIVASDGGYKFKLTLYLAVLLFMSGISGSC; encoded by the coding sequence ATGACTTCTTCCAAATCCTTGCCGAAGCCCATCGCCAAAAACTCTTATAAATTTAAGAGCATTACGGCTTTTGACCAGTTTTACCAGTTGACGTATATGTCGGCCACGGCCGCTGCCGGCATCTCGCGCAGTAAAACGTTTGAAATGGCCGCAGAGTCCGGTTCACCGGCGGCGAATTATTTTATAGCCATCAACTTGCTGGTCAACGAACTTCGTTTCGACTACCCGGAAGCGTGCCGTACGGTGGCCAATAAAGCGCCCTCGGACGAGATCAAAAGCTTCCTGCTGCGCCTGTCCGACGCGATGCGGTCTGGTGAGCCTTTGCCCGCTTTCCTGGCCCGCGAAGCGGAGGTGCAGGCAAATGTGTATGACAATGCCTACGAGCGTGACCTGGAATCGCTGAAAAAGTGGTCGGATGCGTTTTCTTCGATTGTGGTTTCCGTGGCCCTGATCGTGATCATTAACCTGGTATCCACCATGATTTACTCCATGGGCACGGGCATGATTACCGGATTGGTGATTACGGCGATTGTCATGGGGTTTTTTGGCGCCTGGATTCTTTCACGCGCTGCCCCACAAGAAGAGATGATCATCCCGTCGTCCATCGGGTCGGCGGCGCAGCGGCGCACGCTGCAATTGAGCCGGATTATTATTCCTACGGCCGTTCTTCTCTGTGGCATTCTGGTATTTCTTGGCTTTGGCACGGCGTGGGTACTGGTTGGTGTATCGGTTGCTTTATTGCCTCTGGGTATTGTCAGTTCTCGCGCCGACACCGAGATCACCAAAAAAGACGCGGAGATCAGCTCCTTTTTGCGCTCGGTGGGTGGCATGGCCACTTCCACCGGCACCACCCTCAAAGAAGCCATCACCAAAATAGACATCAGCTCCTTCCCCCAGCTTCAGCCCGATGTGAAGCGATTGGATACGCGCCTGCGCGCTCTGGTCAGCCCGGTGGTTTGCTGGCAGCGCTTTGGCAACGAGACCGGCAGCCGCCTGATTCGTCAGGCCACCGGCATCTTTTACGAAGCGGTGCGCCTGGGCGGCGATCCGGAACAAGTGGGATTTCTTTGCTCTATGTTTGCTTCGCGCACCGCGATGCTGCGCGCCAAACGACGCACGGTGGTCAGCACCTTTGTCTGGCTTACCCTGGTGATGCACGTCGTGGTCGCGGCGTTGATGGTTTTTGTGCTGCAGATCATCCACAACTTTTTGCTCCTGATGCAATCGGCCATGACCGCCGATCAGTCGGCGTTGGCCTCGGAAAATCTGGCAATGCCGCTGGCAAATTTTAGCCCGCAGCAGATGCAGTTCCTGGACGCCATCACCATCATGATGGTGGTGTTGTTGGCGGTCATCAGTGCGATGGCCATCGTCGCCAGTGATGGCGGGTATAAATTTAAGCTCACGCTTTACCTGGCTGTGCTGCTGTTTATGTCGGGTATTAGCGGCAGTTGTTGA
- the tadA gene encoding Flp pilus assembly complex ATPase component TadA produces MSQSVLPFPFQTGGAQCDHGVGCSLQLVLPPPLRDACEQADFLADYLHQVPLGDIGIPMYYPKLTRKLQLLERRNLIYPIDGGLYVHIYPDAVAARDHYVSIEPTVMVSLDEVMLKIDERLVEWAEDIGEVINEEEKKQILLKLLDQICTTEPPQVNGNGNGRTPSAKAAAKKSKTDPIYVTAQQLEGVRYRVLRDKVGLGPLQPLLLDPYIEDISCSGIGAIFVEHKIFKSLQTTINFETLDQLDDFAVWLGEWIKSPVTVRNPIVDAVLPDGSRINIVYGREISKRGSNFTIRKFGGSTTSILELIEFGTLDYTMAAYLSLIMEEGMNVFVVGATASGKTTTLNAINTFILPEAKIITIEDTPEVMVPHKNWIREVTRDMGRESAGGSVGMFDLLRAALRQRPDRIIIGEIRGEEGRIAFQAMQTGHGVMSTFHAASVEKLIQRLTGDPINVPKTYIDNLNVAIVQSAVRLADKKMARRILSINEIIGYDPYTESFSFLETFRWNPANDTFEFPGYMNSFLLEERIAMRRGIPPQKRKMIYTELKRRATVFQRLHKEKGVRGFDDFFQILAEAHRQKLL; encoded by the coding sequence ATGTCTCAATCAGTCCTTCCTTTCCCCTTTCAGACAGGTGGCGCGCAGTGCGACCATGGTGTGGGGTGCAGCCTGCAACTGGTGCTGCCGCCGCCGCTGCGCGATGCGTGCGAACAAGCGGATTTCCTGGCGGATTATTTGCACCAGGTTCCCTTGGGCGATATTGGGATTCCCATGTATTACCCCAAGCTGACACGCAAGCTGCAACTGTTGGAACGGCGCAATCTTATTTACCCCATTGACGGCGGTCTGTATGTTCACATTTACCCGGACGCTGTGGCGGCGCGTGATCACTACGTCTCAATTGAGCCGACCGTAATGGTCAGTCTGGATGAGGTGATGCTGAAGATTGACGAACGTCTGGTGGAATGGGCCGAAGACATTGGGGAAGTAATAAACGAAGAAGAAAAGAAGCAGATATTGCTGAAGCTGCTTGACCAGATTTGCACAACGGAGCCACCGCAGGTAAATGGAAATGGCAACGGCCGTACCCCCTCAGCCAAAGCCGCCGCTAAAAAAAGCAAAACCGACCCTATTTACGTCACCGCACAACAACTGGAAGGCGTGCGCTACCGCGTCCTACGCGACAAAGTCGGGCTGGGACCCTTGCAGCCCTTGCTGCTGGACCCCTACATAGAAGACATCAGTTGCAGCGGCATTGGGGCCATCTTTGTTGAACACAAAATCTTCAAAAGCCTGCAAACCACCATCAACTTTGAAACCCTGGACCAACTCGACGATTTCGCCGTCTGGCTGGGCGAATGGATCAAAAGCCCGGTCACGGTGCGCAACCCTATTGTGGACGCCGTGCTGCCGGACGGGTCACGTATTAACATCGTCTACGGCCGTGAAATCTCCAAACGCGGCAGCAACTTTACCATCCGAAAATTTGGGGGTTCCACCACCAGCATCCTGGAACTCATCGAATTTGGCACACTGGACTACACCATGGCCGCCTACCTTTCGCTCATCATGGAGGAGGGGATGAACGTCTTTGTTGTCGGGGCCACAGCCTCCGGCAAAACGACGACGTTGAACGCCATCAACACCTTCATTTTGCCGGAAGCCAAAATCATCACCATTGAAGACACCCCTGAAGTGATGGTTCCCCACAAAAACTGGATTCGGGAAGTCACCCGCGATATGGGGCGCGAGTCCGCAGGGGGCAGCGTGGGCATGTTCGATCTACTCAGAGCGGCGCTGCGGCAGCGGCCGGATCGCATCATCATCGGTGAGATTCGTGGCGAAGAGGGGCGCATCGCCTTTCAGGCCATGCAGACCGGCCACGGCGTTATGTCTACCTTCCACGCCGCATCCGTTGAAAAACTTATCCAACGTCTCACCGGCGACCCCATCAACGTACCCAAGACCTATATAGACAATCTCAACGTCGCCATCGTGCAATCGGCCGTGCGTTTGGCCGACAAAAAAATGGCCCGCCGTATTCTTAGCATCAATGAAATCATCGGCTACGACCCGTATACAGAAAGTTTCTCCTTCTTGGAAACTTTTCGTTGGAACCCGGCGAATGACACATTCGAGTTTCCCGGCTACATGAACAGTTTCTTGCTAGAAGAGCGCATTGCCATGAGGCGAGGCATTCCACCCCAAAAACGCAAAATGATTTATACCGAATTAAAACGCCGGGCAACCGTTTTTCAACGGCTGCATAAAGAAAAAGGAGTGCGTGGTTTTGATGACTTCTTCCAAATCCTTGCCGAAGCCCATCGCCAAAAACTCTTATAA
- a CDS encoding response regulator translates to MAQKILIIEGDVPMLEWIQGLLEEEGYLVLIAIDDGAGLKTAVTEIPDLILLDIFLPGMGGEEVARYLRADPETAEIPLIMLANESELDSLTIGHESPVDDYLIKPFDAVTLVTKILPYLGRKGPQKTVISSGNGELDSKMGGGIPLGSLTLVEGSSGAGKSVLSQQMMFGSLNDNFTLSLFTSENNVKSLVKQMRSLDLDILDYLLLGKIHIYPMELSQLGNAAPRLLLQAMGQETSRDMIIVDSLTLAIGQSTIEEVLGFFEECKRLCARGSSIILILHSHALNSELLVRIRSLCDAHLQLRTEEVGKKLVKTLEVTKVRGADKTTGNIVSFEVEPGWGMRVIPVSKVKG, encoded by the coding sequence ATGGCGCAGAAGATTTTGATCATCGAAGGCGACGTGCCGATGTTGGAGTGGATTCAGGGTCTTCTGGAGGAAGAGGGCTACCTGGTGTTGATTGCGATTGACGATGGCGCGGGATTGAAAACGGCCGTGACCGAAATACCCGACCTCATCCTGCTGGACATATTTTTGCCCGGCATGGGCGGCGAAGAAGTCGCCCGCTATCTGCGCGCCGACCCCGAAACGGCCGAAATCCCCCTCATCATGCTCGCCAACGAAAGCGAGCTAGACAGCCTCACCATCGGCCACGAATCGCCCGTAGACGATTACCTGATCAAACCCTTCGATGCCGTCACGCTGGTCACTAAAATCCTGCCATACCTGGGCCGCAAAGGGCCACAAAAAACCGTCATCTCCTCTGGCAATGGCGAGCTAGACAGCAAAATGGGCGGTGGCATTCCCCTCGGTTCTCTCACCCTCGTCGAAGGCAGTTCCGGGGCCGGCAAATCCGTCCTTTCGCAGCAGATGATGTTTGGCTCGCTCAACGACAACTTCACCCTCTCGCTGTTTACCAGCGAAAACAACGTCAAAAGCCTGGTGAAGCAAATGCGCAGCCTGGACCTGGACATTCTGGACTATTTGCTCCTGGGCAAAATTCACATCTACCCGATGGAATTGTCCCAACTGGGCAACGCCGCTCCCCGCCTGCTGCTTCAGGCCATGGGCCAGGAAACCAGCCGCGACATGATCATCGTGGATTCGCTGACACTGGCTATCGGTCAATCTACCATTGAAGAGGTATTAGGTTTCTTTGAGGAATGCAAGCGGCTGTGCGCGCGCGGCAGCAGCATCATCCTCATTTTGCATTCTCACGCGCTCAACAGCGAATTGTTGGTGCGCATTCGCTCGTTGTGCGACGCTCATTTGCAGCTTCGCACCGAGGAAGTAGGCAAAAAACTGGTTAAAACGTTAGAAGTCACCAAAGTTCGTGGCGCAGACAAAACCACTGGCAACATTGTCAGCTTTGAAGTGGAACCCGGCTGGGGCATGCGCGTCATTCCGGTGAGCAAAGTAAAGGGGTAG
- a CDS encoding response regulator, whose protein sequence is MNRPHRILAIDDDPLTLHIVERVLQRHGYEVFTAYNGHDGIAKARDLKPDLVILDIMMPGLDGFQVCRRLREDPETAVLTILMLSARGAIDKPATDPVDFAQRVRDQLQGYRVGASDFLTKPVKAAVLVERVRSLIWSGGN, encoded by the coding sequence ATGAATCGGCCGCATCGTATCCTGGCGATAGACGACGATCCGTTGACCCTGCACATCGTGGAACGGGTGCTGCAAAGGCATGGTTATGAGGTGTTCACGGCGTACAACGGGCATGATGGCATAGCCAAAGCCCGCGACTTGAAGCCGGACCTGGTGATTTTGGACATTATGATGCCGGGATTGGATGGTTTTCAGGTATGTCGCCGGTTGCGTGAGGACCCGGAAACGGCCGTTCTTACCATCCTCATGCTCTCTGCTCGCGGCGCGATAGACAAGCCGGCCACCGACCCGGTAGATTTTGCCCAACGGGTGCGCGACCAGCTACAGGGCTACCGTGTCGGCGCATCAGATTTTCTGACCAAGCCGGTGAAAGCGGCCGTTTTGGTGGAACGGGTGCGTTCGTTAATCTGGAGCGGCGGAAATTGA
- a CDS encoding Hpt domain-containing protein: MMTQLQAERTDCSPIDLTYAHDIVDGDMELLQEIIALFLEDYPSQLTALGQAIVVGDAAETKARSHRLKCSLGNIGSWRAYKLAYEIELMGMQSRLEGAAERLIDLTAEIGRIVFFFEQPGWVLRTQTLLACDEDQ; the protein is encoded by the coding sequence ATGATGACTCAATTACAAGCAGAACGAACGGATTGCAGTCCGATTGACCTGACTTATGCCCACGACATTGTAGACGGAGACATGGAGCTGTTGCAGGAGATTATCGCCCTGTTTCTGGAAGATTACCCGTCTCAACTGACGGCGTTGGGGCAAGCCATTGTGGTCGGCGACGCTGCCGAAACCAAAGCCAGGTCCCACCGCTTGAAGTGCAGCCTGGGCAACATCGGCAGTTGGCGCGCCTATAAGCTGGCGTATGAAATCGAGCTGATGGGGATGCAGTCCAGACTGGAAGGCGCGGCTGAACGTCTGATTGACCTGACGGCCGAAATTGGCCGTATTGTTTTCTTTTTCGAGCAGCCTGGGTGGGTCTTGCGGACCCAGACATTGCTCGCCTGCGACGAGGACCAATGA
- a CDS encoding response regulator: MALHHILLVDDDEMLVRLLARALRKCGYQVDTAVDGQDGLEKALTLRPDLLVLDVMMPRMDGYEVCHHLRRHPETAATPVLIITSLGSAGGPLADSTEEHAEAVHQYRQRAFAAGANDFLTKPVRPQTLLDRIKHVTLDTPHLACPG, from the coding sequence ATGGCTCTTCATCACATTTTATTGGTAGACGACGACGAAATGCTGGTCCGTTTGTTGGCGCGGGCGCTGCGAAAATGCGGATATCAGGTGGATACGGCCGTTGACGGCCAGGATGGCCTGGAAAAGGCCCTGACGTTGCGGCCAGACTTGCTGGTGCTGGATGTGATGATGCCGCGCATGGACGGCTACGAAGTGTGCCACCACCTGCGCCGTCACCCGGAAACGGCCGCTACGCCCGTTCTCATCATTACGTCCCTTGGCTCTGCCGGCGGGCCGCTGGCCGACAGCACAGAGGAACACGCCGAAGCCGTCCACCAGTATCGCCAGCGCGCATTTGCCGCTGGCGCCAACGACTTCCTGACAAAACCGGTGCGGCCCCAAACGCTGCTGGACCGGATCAAACATGTGACATTGGATACGCCGCACCTGGCATGTCCGGGATGA
- a CDS encoding response regulator transcription factor, translating into MTPSRILLVDDDTELVRSLRLVLSQDGYEVLTAHNGLEGLQTAHQMQPDLIVLDVNMPWMDGLEMCRRLRLDTDPALRYVPILFLTSLDSVDDHVTGLDLGADDYLDKPFQSKELKARVRALLRRREATRQQPAAADTQELTVGPLTLHLQACWVRRDNKDTVQLTPAEFELLYHLMTHPKRPFSSQDLLVEVWAYPPGTADPSLVRWHIKNLRLKIEPDAERPSLIRTVSRLGYMLVPE; encoded by the coding sequence ATGACCCCATCACGGATTTTACTGGTTGACGACGACACGGAATTGGTCCGGAGTTTGCGGCTGGTTCTATCGCAAGATGGGTATGAGGTATTGACGGCGCACAATGGGCTGGAAGGGCTGCAAACCGCCCACCAGATGCAGCCGGACCTCATTGTGTTGGACGTAAATATGCCCTGGATGGACGGCCTGGAAATGTGCCGCCGCCTGCGCCTGGACACGGATCCGGCGCTGCGTTACGTGCCCATTCTTTTCCTCACGTCACTGGACAGCGTGGACGACCACGTGACCGGCCTGGACTTGGGCGCGGATGATTATCTGGATAAGCCGTTCCAATCGAAAGAGCTAAAGGCGCGGGTGCGCGCCTTGCTGCGCCGCCGCGAGGCGACCCGGCAGCAGCCCGCGGCGGCCGACACGCAAGAGTTAACGGTGGGGCCGCTGACGCTGCATTTGCAGGCCTGTTGGGTACGCCGCGACAACAAGGACACGGTGCAGCTAACGCCGGCCGAGTTTGAGCTGCTGTACCACCTGATGACACATCCGAAACGGCCGTTTTCCAGCCAGGATTTGTTGGTGGAAGTGTGGGCTTACCCACCCGGCACGGCCGATCCCAGCCTGGTGCGCTGGCACATTAAAAATTTGCGCCTGAAGATAGAACCAGACGCGGAACGGCCGTCGCTCATTCGCACGGTCTCGCGCCTCGGTTACATGTTGGTACCCGAATGA